From Thalassophryne amazonica chromosome 5, fThaAma1.1, whole genome shotgun sequence:
gtcacagacattgactccagtttcctcccattcattcctcatttgttttgttgtgcattttcgatttttaagacatattgctttaagttttctgtcttgacgctttgatgtcttccttggtctaccagtatgtttgcctttaacaaccttcccatgttgttttatttggtccagagtttagacacagctgactgtgaacaaccaacatcgtttgcaacattgcatgatgatttaccctcttttaagagtttgatagtcctctcctttgtttcaattgacatctctcgtgttggagccatgatttatgtcagtccacttggtgcaacagctctccaaggtgtgatcactcctttttagatgcagactaacgagcagatctgatttgatgcaggtgttagttttggggatgaaaatttacagggtgattccataatttattcctcagaattgagtgagtccatattttttccttctgcttggtctaaaaaagtaaccgtgactgactgccacaattatttttcctaatttcttatagtgtttcttaaagccagaaagttgccatttgaaatgactttagttttgtgtcatgtctgtgatctgctttttttctacaaaattaaacaattgaatgaacatcgtccgaggccggtgattccataattattgccaggggttgtatattatcaTTTTCTGATGTataacttttttatatttatatatgaaTGATATTGATACTCTATATAGGATCTTCTGTGTCCATTGTTGTGCAAGAATAAGATGCTAATGTTCGTGTTGCAGATTTTGCATACATGGATTAATCATGCAGTATTGCAACACTGACGTTGATACatgtgcttgaagtttcttcctcaaagggagggagtttttccataccactgtcacctgcctgtgtgctttctctaggggttggtaaggttagaccatactcatgtgaagcaccttgaggcagctttgttgtgatttagcgctatatgaaataaataaataaataaataaaatggcacaTTGCTTTTTCTGCAAAACTTGCTCCATTAACATAATTACGAATAGTATCCCAGTGGTTTTGTTTAGGCATTGACTGACTCTTTAACAACTGCCTGTGTTTCGTGTTTACCGGCCATTGTCAAACCTACTGGTGAATCACCTCTACAGACCTGACCACAGAGTAGAACAACATATAGACACGAAATACAGCCATTTaaatacacagtccctccatttttagagcccataagtacttggacaaagtaaatataaggattattgttaatacaaatGATCAATATTacagccaggtttttttttttttttggacatgtcaggggattgatacatgaacatttccatgttaCTGTAAATGCCTTTGACTTCCTTTACAtccatctttaagaaatacagacAGCATGGTACTGCTCAGTAAATCTGAAGTAGGCACTTCTCAAAATCTCAGCGAACATACAAGAacgagaccagtgagggaagccgccAACACATTCAGAtctgtagacaggtatgtgcatTTAATGTGTGTACAGTAattgagtctctctctctctcgagctGTTGGAAAGTCCACTTTTGCCAGACTCTTGAAGTCAGCAAGTTCAGACTGGGAGGTGATGGCAGAACCTGTCAGCAAGTGGCAAAATATTGAGATGGAGACCTCTAAGGTCTGCACAGTAACTTACTCTTCAGCATCTTTTCACAGCTTAAAATCAAAAGCTGACAAGCTTAAAGTGTTGTACCTTTCTGCTTAGACCGATGCATCTCCTCAGGCAACCATCAGTAACCTGCTGCAGATAATGTATCAGGACCCTAAGCGCTGGTCATACACATTTCAGACTTATTCATGCATGAGCCGGCTGAGAACACAGCTGCAGCCTCCTCCAGCTCACCTGCTCAGCTCAGAGGGAACACCTGTGCAGGTGTACGAGCGTTCGGTTTACAGCGACAGGTGAGCCAGTCACGACGCAAAGGTGTAATGAAGTAAGGTTGGGGGATTTTGACTGACTCCTTTTGCAAATCTATTAAAGCAAGAGCTCAGTTTTCatttggggcagcacagtggcttagtggttagcactgttaccttaaAGCAAGAAGGTGGGATTAGGGTTCTTTGATGCCATTTTTCAAAACTGTGGATGGTTTTTGACATTTAATGTAGAATTAGTTGGTTGAGATCAAATATAACATTGTTTAAAAATGTGTTCTTAAGTCCACAACAAATATATTCCCTACTTGTATGCTGGCAGACAAAATTGTTTTCAGAAAATTCCTTTAAATTTTAATTTGGCTGCAGATCCCATTGTGGTTGAATGATGGATGATTGGTCGCAGTGGAGGTATGCACATTGTAAGTGCCCTATAGTCCCAACAGCAGCGAAGCTGGTTGTGAAAGTCTTTATTTGTAGACATCAGTAATCCAGGTCAGATCTGGAAGCATGAGCTGGTGCCGTGGGTCCACCTTACTACAGAACTgctttgggttctggatggcaagcaCCCAGAGAGACAACAGGTCCATCCTCTACCTCACTAGCATAAccatctacagtgcatccaaaaagtattcacagtgctgcatctttttacaaattttatgttacagccttatttcaaaatggatgaaatttattaaagataaaaaaaaaacaactaagaaattacatgtacagtagtgttcagaataagattagtagtgctatgtgactaaaaagattaatccaggttttgagtatatttcttattgctacatgggaaacaaggtaccagtagattctcacaaatccaacaagaccaagcattcacgatacacactcttaaggctatgaaactgggctattagtaaaaaaaaaaaaaaaaaaaagtagaaaagggggtgttcacaataatagtagtgtggcattcagtcagtgagttcgtcagttttgtggaacacacaggtgtgaatcaggtgtcccctatgtaaggatgaagccagcacctgttgaacatgcttttctctttgaaagcctgaggaaaatgggacgttcaagacattgttcagaagaacagcgtagtttgattaaaaagctgattggagaggggaaaacttatacgcaggtgcaaaaaattataggctgttcatctacaatgatctccaatgctttaaaatggacaaaaaaaaaaagagacatgtggaggaaaacagaaaacaaccatcaaaatggatagaagaataaccagaatggcaaaggctcacccattgatcagttccaggatgatcagacagtctggagttacctgtaagtgctgtgacagttagaagacgcctgtgtgaagctaatttatttgcaagaatcccccgcaaagtccctctgttaaataaaagacgtgcagaagaggttacaatttgccaaagaacacatcaactggcctaaagagaaatggaggaatattttgtggactgatgagagtaaaattgttctttttgggtccaagggccgcagacagtttgtgagatgacccccaaactctgaattcaagccacagttcacagtgaagacagtgaagcatggtggtgcaagcatcatgatatgggcatgtttctcctactatggtgttgggcctatatatcgcataccaggtatcatggatcagtttggatatgtcaaaatacttgaagaggtcatgttgccttatgctgaagaggacatgcccttgaaatgggtgtttcaacaagacaatgaccccaggcacactagtaaacaagcaaaatcttggttccaaaccaacaaaattaatacctcgcagatgtgaagaaatcatgaaaaactgtggttatacaactaaatactagtttggtggttcacaggattgctaaaaaagcagtttgaacataatagttttgagtttgtagcgtcaacagcagatgctacaattattgtgaacacccccttttctgctttttttttactaatagcacaatttcatagccttaagagtgcatatcatgaatgcttggtcttgttggatttgtgagaatctactgaatctactggtaccttgttttccatgtaacaataagaaatatactcaaaacctggatgaatctttttagtcacatagcactactattattctgaacaataccgtacataagtattcacagcttttgccgtgaagctcaaaattgagctcaggttcatcctgtttccactgatcatacttgagatgtttctgcatcttaattggagtccagctggggAAAACTCAGTAGGTTGGACATTATTTTATAGGCAGAGCACATTGTTTTatttgtcagagcacaaaccaagcatgaagtcaaaggaattgtttgtggagctctgagacaggactgtcttgaggaTTAAAAACTATCTCCAAACATGTTTTCGCCATTTATGATGCGATTTGTGGTTGTAACATCATGCTTCTTTACATTGGGGAAGCTGGGTGGGTGctaatttaatttaactttttatttaaccagctgggTGGGTGctaatttaatttaactttttatttaaccaggttagtcacaTTGCGATCAAGAtcacttttgcaagggagacttgggcaattatgaagtttccaatccacttaacctgcatgtctttaaatgtgggaggaagccggagcacacggaggaaacccacacaaacacggggcgaACActaaaacttcacacagaaaggccacaggtgggaattgatcgcatgaccttcttgccgtgagacaacagtgctaaccactaatccactgtgctgcccatgaaGTTGTAATTAGGATTCTGTGAAATGTacagttttttttgtgtttttttaaggTTTTGGTGTCAAGTTGTGCCGGATATTTATTGATACCCTGAGTTTAGGTGTCAgtacaggaagaaaaaaaagtgtaatgGTGTGTCACTCATAAAGAAAGATTCACAATCTGGATTCTGGAGGAGCACTGAGTAATGAACACATTATTAATGCAGTATTTTAGTTTTTATGCTAAAGTTTCACGTGGTGCAGAGTTTGATCTTGTACAACTGTCATCTTGTACTTGTGGTTGTGTGATTTTGGTGTTGACACTCTTTCCTCTCAGGTACATCTTCGCCCTGAACATGTTTGAGTTGGGTTGTATCAACTCCACAGAGTGGGCAGTCTATCAGAGCTGGCACTCTTTCCTGGTGGAGCAGTTTGGACACCAGGTGGAGCTGGAGGGCATCATCTACCTCAGATCCCCAGCAGCGGTCAGAATATATTTTATGTTATGTGTTCAAGAGATGTGCTAATTACAGTTAAGGAATTGGAACCAAAAACATTACTCTATTTGTAGATTTATAGTTTGATTTGTATGATTCCTAAGTGTTAGAGcatattaatgtttgtgttgattTCTCAGAAATGTATGGAGCGTCTGGAGCGCCGGGGCAGACCAGAAGAGAAGGATGTGAAACTGGATTATCTGGACAGGCTGCACCTCCAGCATGAGCGGTGGCTTGTTGAGAAGAGCACAAAGTGAGTGCCAACCAGCTGAGATGATTTTCTTGTTTGTGGGTTCAGAGGATGTTATCACTTCTGCTGTCTGTCTAACCCTCTGCCCGCCCACTGGTAACCTGTAACTACTGACAGTTATTCAGACTCTTAAATGTAAATGTCACATTTCTCATTTTATGATCAATCAGTGGTCACAGGAACTACCTTTATGCTCAattaaacaaacaagcaaaaaaaaaaaaaaaagcaacactaTTTGTCTCAGTTTGCTGGTTCACTAGTGTGCTTggcgtcattgtcttgttgaaacacccatttcaagggcaggtcctcttcagcataaggcaacatgacctcttcaagtattttgacatatccaaactgatccatgatacctggtatgcgatatataagcccaacaccatagtaggacaaacctgcccatatcatgatgcttgcaccaccatgcttcactgtcttcactgtgaactgtggcttgaattcagagtttgggggtcgtctcacaaactgtctgtggcccttggacccaaaaagaacaattttactctcatcagtccacaaaatattcctccatttctctttaggccagttgatgtgttctttggcaaattgtaacctcttctgcacgtcttttatttaacagagggactttgcgggggattcttgcaaataaattaggttcacataggcgtcttctaactgtcacagcacttacaggtaactccagactgtctttgatcatcctggagctgatcaatgggtgagcctttgccattctggttattcttctatccattttgatgattgttttccattttcttccacgcatctttgttttgtttttttttttgttttttttttgtccattttaaagcattggagatcactgtagatgaaaagcctataatcttttgcacctgcgtataagttttcccctctccaatcaactttttaatcaaactacgctgttcttctgaacagtgtcttgaacgtcccattttcctcaggctttcaaagagaaaagcatgttcaacaggtgctggcttcatccttaaataggggacacctgattcacacctgtttgttccacaaaactgacgaactcactgactgaatgtcacactactattattgtgaacacccccttttctaatttttttttactaatagcctaatttcatagcctcaagagtgtgcatatcatgaatgcttggtcttgttggatttgtgagaatctactgaatctactggtaccttgtttcccatgtaacaataagaattatactcaaaacctggattaatcttttagtcacatagcactactattattctgaacactactgtataataaataatccgtgtctgctacgtttaatctgcgtggaatttaataaatggaaaccgaatttcagacatatattagtctggaagaaagaggacaaacagtgttgtaaagaataataataaagacgttaaagagcaaacttcactttcccccagaacgacatgatcaggaagcgagcgtaactcacagcagctcccattggaaAATAACAGAGACagtctgtgattctcgcatgtttacataaaacatatgcaataacatctataaacccagagaatatgttcatgagagttttaggcacaacataaaaatagttttatgttgcgatgttaatggtggtgTCCGTGTGCAGGGGTTAAAGTGacgcccgatcagagcgtctcaatgcagttttcaatgttactgagatctctctctgaagttttgcgggatttgaaacctgaaaagggtggatgcaTTGTGTGTCTGTggcagtagtgtgtgtgtgtgtgggtattgtTTTCATTCTTGTTTACAGGAATGAAAAATCTTCACTTTTTGGCCGATTTCTGCTTTTTTGCCAGTTGCCTGCGTCATTTTTTTTAGATCAGTGATCAGTCGGAAGCATTCACTACTAAATTTAGTGTTTTACATATTAGGCACCTTGGGCAGCTAAAAGGGTCCTCGGGGTTTTGACCCGTGAGTGTGCTCCTTATTCTCTTAATTTTTTCCCTGCTACACCTGCGCtatcatgtctatggcattttcaatgttaaagttagaatTAAAGAGTGAAATGCATTACAGATTGTAATactcatttatttctatttatgtattGTAATCATAacataataaaaagtaaaacaacaACAGACTACAAAGTTTGTTCAAAAGGGAGTGGGAAGAAGTCGAAACTTAACAAATCCCACCCCTTCCCTGCTTCCTTAAAAGTGCTactgtgaataataataataataataatagcagcaaagcaataataataataataatcataataatgccACAATGTTAGAAAATGACAAAGACAAAAAgagtctgataaaacaaaacaacagaaaagataaaaccaactaacaatgaacataaataaatatagaaataagtgtttcctgtgaacacctagtgactctcacacatcCACTTCATCTCTGTATCCTgtgaaaacacattctttatattttgttttaaattgttgaatgtttggacactgctttaactcctcaCCCATACCATTCCACATTCTGACCCCACAAAATGAAATgcagaatctttttttttgtttgtttgtacagattttattaattttaaagttgtttttttgCACTTAAGTGATATCCCTGCTTTCGACCCCTGaacaatttctgtatgttttttggtaaaaggttatttttttcctttgcacAAGATCTGTCCTGTTTATAATTTTACTATGTATGTTAATTTTAGTATTTTGACTTGAAGAAGAGGGAGTGAGTATGGTCCTGATAGCCGACATTATGACTGACCCAtattgcccttttttgaagaatagtTAGTGATTTTATCAAACTCATGTAGTTATTGCTCCAGATCTCTACACAGTAATTAAAATCCAGTAAGACAGTGGAACATTATAGGATGTGGGGGGGAtttatgatccagaacatgttttgctttgtttaacactgaaatgcttcttgataatttggtttgtatatatttgatgtgtggtttccaactaATATTCTAGTCCTAGTAAAAGCAGAATACTACTAGAGGAATGATTTTTGAATaagttgggggtttttttctcaccaaaatgggtgctgcatttgttttattgtctggaatagccccatattgaatttcagagcttctacgagaattcaaacattttggtaatttttgggtttcagcttttttgtttttcaccactttcatccctgtgtTTGtgagaagtcaatcaatcaatcaattttatttatatagcgccaaatcacaacagacagttgccccaaggcaaataatgaaaataactcagacagaacaatcagagagaaagagtctaaccaaataccggcatcactgaaagcagccaaagataacgatacgtctttgggatggttatgagtaattttttctctaatagttaaaattttattagcaaagaaagtcatgaagtcattactagttaaagttaaaggaatactcggctcaatagagctctgactttgtcagcctggctacagtgctgaaaagaaacctggggttgttcttattttcttcaattagtgatgagtagtaagatgtcctagctttacggagggcttttttatagagcaacctagttacagcgctttctgaaagacttctagtgtaatgaaacttattccccactgctgggtagtccatcagagtaaatgtaaatgttattaagaaatgatcagacagaatggagttttcagggaatactgttaagtcttcaatttccataccataagtcagaacaagatctaagatatgatttaaagtggtgggtggactcatttacattttgagcaaagccaattgagtctaataatagattaaatgcagtgttgaggctgtcattctcagcatctgtatggatgttaaaatcgcccactataattatcttatctgagctaagcactaagtcagacaaaaggtctgaaaattcacagagaaactcacagtaacgaccaggtggacgatagataataacaaataaaactggtttttgggacttccaatttggatggacaagactaagagacaagctttcaaatgaattaaagctctgtctgggtttttgattaattaataagctggaatggaagattgctgctaatcctccccctcggcccgtgctatgagcattctggcagttagtgtgactcgggggtgttgactcatttaaactaacatattcatcctgctgtaaccaggtttctgtaaggcagaataaatcaatatgttgatcaattattatatcatttactaacagggacttagaagagagagacctaatgtttaatagaccacatttaactgttttagtctgtggtgcagttgaaggtgctatattattttttctttttgaatttttatgcttaaatagatttttactggttattggtggtctgggagcaggcaccgtctctacggggatggggtaatgaggggatggcagggatagagaagctgcagagaggtgtgtaagactacaactctgcttcctggtcccaaccctggatagtcacggtttggaggatttaagaaaattggccagatttctagaaatgagagctgctccatccaaagtgggatggatgccatctctcctaacaagaccaggttttccccagaagctttgccaattatctatgaagcccacctcattttttggacaccactcagacagccagcaattcaaggagaacatgcggctaaacatgtcactcccggtccgattggggaggggcccagagaaaactacagagtccgacattgtttttgcaaagttacacaccgattcagtgttaattttagtgacctccgattggcgtaaccgggtgtcattactgccgacgtgaattacaatcttaccaaatttacgcttagccttagccagcagtttcaaatttccttcaatgtcgcctgctctggcccccggaagacatttgactatggttgctggtgtcgctaacttcacatttctcaaaacagagtcgccaataaccagagtttgattctcggcgggtgtgtcgtcgagtggggaaaaactgttagaaatgtgaacaggttggcggtgtacacggggcttctgtttagggctacacttcctcctcacagtcacccagtcggcctgctttcccggctgctcgggatctgccagagggaaactaacggcggctaagctaccttggtctgcaccgactacaggggcctggctagctgtagaattttccacggtgcggagccgagtctccaattcgcccagcctggcctccaaagctacaaataagctacacttattacaagtaccattactgctaaaggaggccgaggaataactaaacatttcacacccagagcagaaaagtgcaggagagacagaagctgccatgctaaaccagctaagcgctagtagctgcgctaagctagcggattcctaaaaacacacaaagtgaataatgtgtaaataatttagaggtgattcagcagagggagtgctttagttaaggcacgtgaagattacactgtgaaacaaatcgttatctaggtaactagatcaatctaactgcgcagattaaacagctaacagatatacagcaaaacaccgctgtgctccggaacaggaagtgatacaataccgcagtgagagccaaccaccagtagaggatcAACAAGTCAACAAGGAGTTATTCAaagcaaatcaattttatttatatagtgccaaatcacaacaaatagttgtcccaaggtgctttatattgtaaggcaaaagccatacaataattacagaaaaaccccaacggtcaaaacgaccccctgtgagcaagcacttggcgacagtgggaaggaaaaactcccttttaacaggaagaaacctccagcagaaccaggctcagggaggggcagtcttctgctgggactggttggggctgaggggagagaatcaggaaaaagacatgctgtggaagagagcagaggtcaatcactaatgattaaatgcagagtggtgcatacagagcaaaaagagaaaataaacactcagtgcatcatgggaaccccccagcagtctaagtctatagcagcataactaagggatggttcagggtcacctgatccagccctaaccataagctttagccaaaaggaaagttttaagcctaatcttaaaagtagagagggtggtgAGATCCAATTCGGACCAAACATGGCGGAATATTTGAGGATCACTGAAGAACAAAgtgattttaagaaaaaaaaaaaattaacaatcaAGGTAAACATTTTGACTTAATGCTTATCCCGTaggtggctctgtgggatagGAATTGGACTTCAATATATAGATCACGATTTGTTTCCAGGTGTTTGCTGCAGGCTACCTGTccatgtccttgaacaagacacttcatctgaatGGTCCCCGTCCACTCAGCTGAAAATGGGTGTAAGATGTTTGCTGAGGAAGTAATCTGTGATGTAGTGGCATCTGGTCCAGAGGGAACTGTAGACTCTCAGACTTCACGCTGTGGTTATCTGGGAATACGCAGCCTCAGAGGGGATATTTGGAATGGCTATTTTGAGGAATTACTTAAAGTAACCTGTAGTTACCATTAAACACTAATCTGAAGTTGTACATTACCTTTCTCTTGGTGACATGACCTTGGGTGGCCTTTGGAAGTGTTAACTTGAGGCCAGAGTTCTTTAACTAAAACAGTTTGGAGCCAGCATGAGCAAAACATAGTGGACGGGTTGTGTCTTATTGgtcaaggataaagtggttcagtttATTAAATGGAGCTAGTTCTGGCAGACAACTCGAGCTGCCTTGCTCTATATATTCACTTTTCATGCTTCACTCTCCTCATAGTCTACCCAAACActtcaaat
This genomic window contains:
- the dguok gene encoding deoxyguanosine kinase, mitochondrial, with amino-acid sequence MHTFFTSRLFSLNTQTKLTEFVRCFQPPPPRRTSSVRAGTGGLARSNRTMAGYCSRCLSNTSSTQEEKPRLKRVSIEGNIAVGKSTFARLLKSASSDWEVMAEPVSKWQNIEMETSKTDASPQATISNLLQIMYQDPKRWSYTFQTYSCMSRLRTQLQPPPAHLLSSEGTPVQVYERSVYSDRYIFALNMFELGCINSTEWAVYQSWHSFLVEQFGHQVELEGIIYLRSPAAKCMERLERRGRPEEKDVKLDYLDRLHLQHERWLVEKSTKVHFEKMKQVPVLELDASVEFERDPEVQQHFLTKVKNFFSTLRRDQ